Proteins from one methanogenic archaeon mixed culture ISO4-G1 genomic window:
- a CDS encoding orc1/cdc6 family replication initiation protein: MTETNIFTQYLEKRRTLVKNKKILQPSYIPDYLPHRDHEISTIAEIIAPSLNKNKPSNILIIGKTGTGKTAVMNFIGKELKKADPAEENCTFIMINCELVDTPYGILYNIANYIISDPSRKIPYTGWSVDKILLELTNYIEEKNRTFIIVLDEIDRSFQKNGDDIFYYLTSINDKLKNSTVSIIGITNNTKFTEFLGPKVKSRLTEVKIVFPPYTVEQLQDILYDRVKDAFDEGILSEGVIPYCAALTAQEGGDARRALGLLRMSADIAERNGDSIISEAHVKSAKNTLELDAVSEVIKTLNAQSKMVLMSIIKNTEEGLNVMITGDVYTTYKYLCEVTGTSVITQRRIADLISELDMLGIIHARVKSFGRAGRTKEIELSAPKEIVNLLKSDDLFKELEKYKPPKQTTLM, encoded by the coding sequence ATGACAGAGACCAACATTTTTACTCAATATCTCGAGAAGAGAAGGACATTGGTGAAGAACAAGAAGATCCTCCAACCATCCTACATACCGGATTATCTTCCGCACAGGGATCATGAGATCAGCACGATTGCGGAGATAATCGCTCCTTCATTGAATAAGAACAAACCTTCCAACATCCTGATCATCGGAAAGACCGGAACAGGTAAAACAGCTGTGATGAACTTCATAGGGAAGGAACTGAAAAAAGCAGATCCCGCGGAAGAGAACTGCACATTCATCATGATCAACTGCGAATTAGTGGATACACCTTACGGAATCCTTTACAACATCGCGAACTACATCATATCCGATCCTTCGAGGAAGATCCCTTACACCGGATGGAGCGTCGATAAGATCCTTCTCGAATTGACCAATTACATCGAGGAGAAGAACAGGACTTTCATTATAGTCCTGGATGAGATCGACAGATCGTTCCAGAAGAATGGGGATGACATCTTCTACTATCTCACATCTATCAATGATAAGCTGAAGAATTCGACGGTCTCGATAATCGGTATCACTAACAACACGAAGTTCACCGAATTCCTCGGACCAAAAGTGAAGAGCAGACTTACTGAAGTGAAGATCGTCTTCCCTCCCTACACCGTGGAGCAGCTTCAGGATATCCTCTACGACAGGGTCAAGGATGCATTTGACGAAGGGATCCTCTCTGAAGGTGTAATCCCTTACTGTGCTGCTTTAACTGCGCAGGAAGGAGGGGATGCTAGAAGGGCCCTCGGACTCCTCAGGATGTCTGCCGATATCGCAGAGAGGAATGGGGATTCGATCATCTCAGAGGCTCATGTCAAATCCGCAAAGAACACATTGGAATTGGATGCGGTTTCAGAAGTGATCAAGACCCTCAACGCCCAATCGAAGATGGTCCTGATGAGCATCATAAAGAACACCGAGGAAGGTCTCAACGTGATGATCACCGGTGATGTCTATACCACTTACAAGTACCTCTGCGAGGTCACCGGAACATCTGTGATCACTCAGAGGAGGATCGCTGATCTGATTTCAGAATTGGACATGCTGGGTATCATCCATGCAAGGGTCAAATCCTTCGGC